The genomic window CGCGCCGCCGCGGGCATTCACCCGGACGATGATGGCGCGTTTGCCCGCTCACCCGCCGAACTCCCAGTGCCAGGCCTCCGGCCGGGAGCCGTCGGGCTGGGCCCAGGCGGGGTGGAACCAGCCGAAGACCGGGGCGTTGGCGAACAGCCACTCGTGCTCGGGCGTGCCGAAGTTCTGCACGCCGCCGCACAGGTCGGTGGCCGTGCCCCAGCCGTGGTTGCTGGTGCCGGGGCGGGCGGCCAGGCCGGGCTTGGTGGCGTAGAGACGGACCTGGGTGGCGCGGTCGCGGTAGGAGTCGGTGACGCAGATCGGTGTGCCGAAGTGCTCGGCGTAGGCGGCGGAGAGCCGGTCGAAGGCGTGGGCGGCGTCGGCGCGGAGGTAGTGGCCGGGGGCGGAGGCCAGGGGGCAGAGCGCGGCCAGGGGGATGTTGCCGTTCGGGTACCGGGCGATGTCGTCGGCGCCGGCACAGGTTCCGGTCTGCCCGGTGACCTGGTTGCCGCCGGTCTCACGGGTGCGCCGGGCCTGGAGGGCGGCCCGCAACCGCCGCTCCTCCTTCTGCGCCTGGTCCGCCTGCCGGCTGGTGGAGTCCAGGGCGGCCTGGGCGTCGTCCAGGATCCGCCGTTGCCGGGTGACGGCGGCGTCCGCCGCCGTGCGGGCCCGGTCGGCCGCGACCGCGGCGCGGTTCGCCGTGCGGGTGGCGATCGCGGCGTCGGCGGCAGCCCGTTCGGCCCGGTCCTGGGCGTCGCGCCCGGCCCGCAGGTCGGCGGAGCGGTTCTCGCCGATCCGCCGCATGGTGCGCAGGGTGACGTCGAGGCCGCCGCCGGCCGGCGCGGCGCCGTTCGTGCCCAGCAGGGTGTTCAGCATGGGGCTGGCGTTCAGCCCGGAGCCGCCCTCGTAGGCCTGCCGGGCCCACCGGGTGACCCGGGCCCGGGCCTGGCCGGCGGCGCGGGTGGCCGTGGTCAGCGCGGCGTCACGGCGCTCCTCCTCGTCCTGCGCCGACCGCAGGGCGTGCAGGCTGACGGTGTAGTCCTCCAGGGCCTGGCCGGCCAGCCGGGCCGCGGCCCGGGTGTCCTGCTCGGCGTCGCGCACGTCACCGGCCTGGCTGCGGGCCTGCGCCCGCAGCCGCTTGGTCTCGCGGGCCTGGGCGTCCAGCTCGGCCCGCGTGGGTTCCTGCTCGACGGCCGGGGCTCCCGCACCGGCCGGACCGCCCGCATCCGTCCGGTCGCCCGAGGCGCCTCGGCTTGCCGGGGCGCCTTGGTCGGCCGGGTCCGCCGCCCGCAGTGCGGCGATCGGAGCGGCCCCGGGGGCGAGCGTCGACGGGGTGCTCAGGACACAGCCCAGGGTCAGCGCCAGCCCGCCGCAGACGCCCAGGAGCCGCCCGGCCCTCCGCTTCCTGGAACCCACCGCCGGATCTCCCCGCCCTCGTCGTCCACCGTTACCGACCTCCTGGTGATCGGGGCGGACGGGGGACGCCTGAACGGGGGACGAC from Kineosporia corallincola includes these protein-coding regions:
- a CDS encoding M15 family metallopeptidase; protein product: MGSRKRRAGRLLGVCGGLALTLGCVLSTPSTLAPGAAPIAALRAADPADQGAPASRGASGDRTDAGGPAGAGAPAVEQEPTRAELDAQARETKRLRAQARSQAGDVRDAEQDTRAAARLAGQALEDYTVSLHALRSAQDEEERRDAALTTATRAAGQARARVTRWARQAYEGGSGLNASPMLNTLLGTNGAAPAGGGLDVTLRTMRRIGENRSADLRAGRDAQDRAERAAADAAIATRTANRAAVAADRARTAADAAVTRQRRILDDAQAALDSTSRQADQAQKEERRLRAALQARRTRETGGNQVTGQTGTCAGADDIARYPNGNIPLAALCPLASAPGHYLRADAAHAFDRLSAAYAEHFGTPICVTDSYRDRATQVRLYATKPGLAARPGTSNHGWGTATDLCGGVQNFGTPEHEWLFANAPVFGWFHPAWAQPDGSRPEAWHWEFGG